The Candidatus Desulfofervidus auxilii DNA segment GAAAAGAATTCATAAAGACTTTTAAGCAGATTCAGGAGATATATGAAATTTTATCCCCTGATGAGTTCTTAAGGGATTACATTGAAAAATACAAATTGCTGGTGCAGATTTATGAGCTAATCTATCAAACCTATAATCCTGAGGCTGAGAAAACGAAGATAAGGAGAGATATTCTAAAAAAGACAGAAAATTTGATAAAAGAAAATGTTGAACTTTTGCATATTGCAGATAATCTTCCTCTTTATGAGATAAACGAGGACATTGCGCGCACAATTAAAGCAGACAAAATTTCTCAAAGGGTGAAGATTGCAAACCTTTATAAGAGTGTAAAAGTGCACATTGAAAACAAAAGAAAAGAGAGCCCTTATTTAGTTTCAATTGCCAAAAAAGTTGAGGAAATAATTTCACAGCTTAGAGAAAGACAGAGAAGTGTTGAGTCTGCATTAGAAGAGCTTACAAGAATAGCAGAAGATATAGCAAAGGCTGAAGAAGAGCAAAAGAAGTCAGGACTCAACAAGGAGGAATTCAGTTACTTCTGGATATTAAGGAGACATGGTGTGAAAAATCCTGAGAAAATTTCAAAGGACATTTCCAATATAATCGCCAAGAAAGAACACTGGATTTTTAATGAAAATGTTGAGCGAGAATTGCGAAAAGAGCTTTACAAGAAGCTCCTCGATTATAGTGGTGATGTTGTGAAATTGGTTAATGAACTTCTTGGCATTGATAGAATTATAAGAGGGGAAACATGACGAGTAAAACTACACGGGAAGATATATTAGAACTTTGTGGAAAGTGGCAGAAAGAATTAAGGGTTGATATAAAACAAATCCAAATAAGAGAAATGAAAAATAAGTGGGGCTCTTGTTCATCAAAAGGTGTGCTTACACTTAACAAAGAATTACTAAGCCTACCGTCCAAATATGTTGAATATGTTATAGTTCATGAACTTCTACATAGGATTGTTCCGAATCATGGGCGAACATTTAAAACCTTGTTTTATGTTTACCTTCCAAATTGGGAGGAATTGCATGAATATTTGGAATACAATGGAAAAGAGCAAAATTTACGGCGACGGCGGGCACTCACTTAACACCGTGTATGCGGTTCGCTACGCTCACCCAAATTGACCTATCGGCACTTCGCATGCCCGCCAAGCATCAGGCACCATTGCAAAATCGAGGCATTTAAAATGACAAAATCCACACCAAAATTGAAAGAGCGAATTGATAAGGATACAAAATGCTATTAACAGCCTTATTAAAGTTCATGCAGACATGCGAGACTCAATTTTAGCATCTAATGAGCTAAGTCCCATAATGGCTGCGGTCTATTTTTTAATAGGAAGACTGCTTACACAAGGCCATGCCTTGCTGAAATTAATGCAAGAAGGATTTTGGACTGAAGCCACTATTATCATTCGCTCGATGTATGAAACTCAATGGCTCCTTGAGTATTTCAATATGGCAGAGCATGAATCAGAAATAGATCTCAGAAAATGGCTCAACGGGAAAATCATTAAGCCATCTAAAGTGCGAAAGAAAGTTTCTTTTGATGATAATGGCCCTAGCTATAGAATAAAGGAGAAAATGGGAGCTAAGAGTAATAACTAAGGGGGGTCAAAATTAAGTGGGAAAGGGGGTCAATTTTCAACGGGAATTAACAGGAAGTTTTAGATTCCAGTTAAATTTGGTAAAACTTGCTAGGAGGAATAGAAATGACAAAGGTTACAATATCTAAGGAACAAGGTAATGATTGGATAGATAAATTATGGAAGTGGGCAGATGAAAATAATGTGCCTGATCTGCATCTGAAGTGGGTTGAAGCTTTTGAAGTTGAATATCATGAAATGGAAATGACTGGAGTTATTAACAAAGTTAAGTGTTGGCGTGGTTTGCCAAGAAATAAAGAGAAGCTTTTAAGTTTAACTAAACTTGATCTTGTTGGTAACCAGCTTACACAGTTACCAAAAGAAATCGGTAATTTAGCTAACTTGACTGAACTTCGTCTTGACGGTAATAAACTTACAGAAGTACCTGAAGAGATAGGAAATCTCACAAACTTAAGTAAACTTTGGCTTAGTTTTAATAAGTTCACAGAGTTCCCAAAAGAGATTTGTAATCTGCCAAATTTAACTTACCTTAATCTTAGTTATAATCACCTTACAAAGTTACCGAAAGAAATTGCTAATCTTAAAAACTTAACTGAACTTGATATTAGCAGTAATGGTCTTACAAAACTGCCTAAAGAAATCTGTAACCTTATAAACTTAGTTTATCTTGATGTTGGAGTTGTTCCTTTCACAGCGAGTGAAGAAACTAATCAGCTTACAGAGTTGCCAGAAGAGATAGATAATCTTACAAACTTAACTGAACTCTATCTCAGTTATAACCGCCTTACAAAGTTGCCAAATAAGATAAGTAACTTGAAGAAGTTAACTGCGATTGATCTTAGTTATAATCAGTTTACAGAATTACCAAAAGAAGTCTGTAACCTTACTAATTTAACTTACCTCAATATTAGTGGTAATAAACTGAAGAAACTGCCTCCAGAAATTAGTAATCTTACTAATCTAACCAAGCTTTATCTTAGTAACAATAAGCTCACGAAATTGCCTGAGGGAATAAGTAACTTGACAGGTTTAACTATACTTGACCTTAGTAATAATCAATTTACAGAGATACCAAAAGAGGTCTATAATCTTGGTAATTTAACCAAACTTGACTTTAGTAATAATCGACTTACAGAGTTACCAAGAGAGATAAATAATCTTACTAAGTTAATTAGACTTGATCTTAGTAACAATAAACTCACGAAATTGCCTGAGGGAATAAGCAACTTGACAGGTTTAACTATACTTGACCTTAGTAATAATCGGCTTACAAAACTGCCCAGGGAAATTTGTGCTCTCACTAATCTAACTTCTTTTGGTCTTAGCAACAATCAACTCACAGAAATTCCTCCAGAAATAGGCAATTTAACTAGTTTAACTGAACTTTGTCTTGATAATAATAAGCTTACAAAGCTGCCTAAAGAAATCTGTAATTTAACAAATCTAACTGAATTGTGTCTTAGAAATAACCCAAATTTAATCCTAACATCAGAGCAGAAGGAATGGATAGAAATCCTTAAAGAATTAGAAATCCTTAAAGAAAAAGATCGGGATGTATTTATGGGTGGTGTATTTATAGATGTAGATGATGACGACTTGTCTGGTAGGTAAGGTGGGGGCCCTATTGTCAAGACAGAAAATTATATAATTTAAGCCCGCCTTAAAGGGTGTAATATATCTCATAAGATGTCTTGTAGTCCAATGACTGATGGGGCCTCTCATTGTTGTAAAATTTAAAGTAACTTTCTATGCCTTCTTTTATTAGCCTGTTTAAAGCCGCTGACATAGGGAGTTGACAAAAAAGTATAAGGGAAAAGATGGGGGGATTGAAAGTAAAGGTAAATTTTAATGCAGAGCTTCCTTACAATCTCATCAAAAATCTCTTGAAATATACCACTTTCTTTAAACCTGCCATGACGGTTTTTAGAAAAGGTAGTGTGGTCAAGAACTTCATCATTCATATGTAGGCCTACAAACCACCTATATCCAACCTGCCTGTCGGCAGAGGTATGCATCTTGACTTCTTCCCACAACTTTCTTTCTGAAGTGATACCATAAAGATACCCAATAAGGAGCATGCGGATAAGTACTTCAGGATCAATAGATGGACTGCCCATATTACTATAAAGATGTTT contains these protein-coding regions:
- a CDS encoding leucine-rich repeat domain-containing protein, whose product is MTKVTISKEQGNDWIDKLWKWADENNVPDLHLKWVEAFEVEYHEMEMTGVINKVKCWRGLPRNKEKLLSLTKLDLVGNQLTQLPKEIGNLANLTELRLDGNKLTEVPEEIGNLTNLSKLWLSFNKFTEFPKEICNLPNLTYLNLSYNHLTKLPKEIANLKNLTELDISSNGLTKLPKEICNLINLVYLDVGVVPFTASEETNQLTELPEEIDNLTNLTELYLSYNRLTKLPNKISNLKKLTAIDLSYNQFTELPKEVCNLTNLTYLNISGNKLKKLPPEISNLTNLTKLYLSNNKLTKLPEGISNLTGLTILDLSNNQFTEIPKEVYNLGNLTKLDFSNNRLTELPREINNLTKLIRLDLSNNKLTKLPEGISNLTGLTILDLSNNRLTKLPREICALTNLTSFGLSNNQLTEIPPEIGNLTSLTELCLDNNKLTKLPKEICNLTNLTELCLRNNPNLILTSEQKEWIEILKELEILKEKDRDVFMGGVFIDVDDDDLSGR
- a CDS encoding M48 family metallopeptidase is translated as MTSKTTREDILELCGKWQKELRVDIKQIQIREMKNKWGSCSSKGVLTLNKELLSLPSKYVEYVIVHELLHRIVPNHGRTFKTLFYVYLPNWEELHEYLEYNGKEQNLRRRRALT